One segment of Leuconostoc lactis DNA contains the following:
- a CDS encoding sensor histidine kinase → MTKKLLKFLSFWLINFVCCGVMSSLLQLRLRQWLLLVLIMTLATFVIVIWANFLENRQQQELKVMQKRMADTVAGETPRGVLAEPGSPYYALIQQFNVMQHRIEQARQAAQRDVTNYQSLLASLPVGVININRAHTIDVFNETAADLLGIQRPETPIAESMVIRQFTLSELITQTFNTQKNQQSILNLQINGDMKQYEVSTLYHQGNLKHAEVMIIIYDLTSVLQVERMQSDFLANASHELKTPLTAITGFIETLQGPAGADQATREMFLDIVAQEAKRLSSLVNDILSLSRVQQKREAVQTELVIHDMVAEQWQHVMPLAETKAVQLRNDVPDDFIIRGLKTDVEMILQNLIVNAVKYNVQGGDIHVTAYKDHQHWQLNVKDTGIGIPTNQQSRIFERFYRGDESRQRKIASGTGLGLAIVNEIVNKHNGEIKVQSQVAVGTTISVTLPL, encoded by the coding sequence ATGACAAAAAAATTATTAAAATTTCTATCGTTTTGGTTGATCAATTTTGTTTGCTGTGGCGTGATGAGTAGTCTATTGCAGCTACGCTTAAGACAGTGGCTGTTGCTTGTTTTAATCATGACTTTGGCAACTTTTGTCATTGTCATATGGGCTAATTTTTTGGAAAATCGCCAACAACAAGAATTAAAAGTCATGCAAAAACGGATGGCCGATACGGTTGCTGGTGAGACACCAAGAGGCGTGTTGGCGGAACCAGGATCGCCTTATTACGCCTTAATTCAGCAATTTAATGTGATGCAACATCGGATTGAGCAAGCACGCCAAGCAGCACAACGTGATGTCACAAACTACCAGTCATTGCTGGCGAGCTTACCAGTTGGGGTGATTAATATTAATCGCGCGCATACCATTGATGTGTTTAATGAAACGGCGGCTGACCTGTTAGGGATTCAACGCCCCGAAACGCCTATTGCCGAAAGTATGGTGATTCGACAGTTCACGCTCTCTGAGCTCATTACCCAAACGTTTAATACGCAAAAAAATCAACAATCGATTTTAAATTTGCAAATTAATGGTGATATGAAACAGTATGAAGTGAGTACTTTGTATCACCAAGGTAATCTGAAACATGCGGAAGTCATGATCATTATTTATGACCTAACGTCGGTCTTACAAGTTGAGCGGATGCAGTCTGACTTTTTGGCGAATGCGTCTCATGAGTTAAAAACACCGCTAACAGCAATTACGGGATTTATCGAAACATTACAAGGGCCGGCCGGTGCAGACCAAGCCACGCGGGAGATGTTTTTGGATATTGTAGCGCAGGAAGCCAAACGGCTATCGTCATTGGTCAATGATATTCTCTCGTTATCACGTGTGCAACAAAAGCGAGAGGCTGTGCAGACGGAGTTAGTGATTCATGATATGGTGGCCGAACAATGGCAGCATGTGATGCCACTGGCGGAAACCAAAGCTGTGCAATTACGTAATGACGTGCCCGATGATTTTATCATTCGTGGCCTCAAAACAGACGTGGAGATGATTTTACAAAACTTGATTGTTAATGCAGTGAAATATAATGTCCAAGGTGGCGACATTCACGTCACGGCTTACAAGGATCATCAGCATTGGCAGTTAAATGTTAAAGATACGGGTATTGGGATTCCTACGAATCAGCAATCACGTATTTTTGAACGATTTTATCGTGGGGATGAATCACGACAACGCAAAATTGCCAGTGGCACGGGCTTAGGGTTAGCCATTGTTAATGAAATTGTCAATAAGCACAATGGCGAAATTAAAGTGCAATCACAAGTTGCGGTGGGCACAACAATCAGTGTGACGTTACCTTTGTAA
- the pgsA gene encoding CDP-diacylglycerol--glycerol-3-phosphate 3-phosphatidyltransferase has product MNLPNQLTVFRIILIPVFILLLSVPYAWQSLDVTGVMLPLNWLLAAIVFAVASITDFLDGQIARRQHLVTNFGKFADPLADKLLVMTALIFLTGFNVVPAWMTAVIVIRELAVTGLRTLIVENNGKVLAAQMPGKIKTFSQMFAIFFLYLKDVPFTAIGLPIGEILLWIAVIFTIYSGIDYFWQNRVVFSDGL; this is encoded by the coding sequence ATGAATCTGCCAAATCAACTCACTGTTTTTCGTATTATTCTTATTCCTGTTTTTATCCTATTATTATCGGTACCTTATGCGTGGCAATCACTTGACGTGACAGGTGTGATGTTGCCACTCAATTGGTTGCTTGCTGCCATTGTGTTTGCGGTAGCATCAATCACGGATTTTTTGGATGGTCAAATTGCCCGTCGCCAACATCTGGTGACGAATTTTGGTAAGTTTGCCGATCCGTTGGCCGATAAGTTGTTGGTCATGACAGCCTTGATCTTTTTGACTGGGTTCAACGTGGTACCAGCTTGGATGACAGCTGTGATTGTGATTCGGGAACTAGCCGTTACTGGTTTACGTACCTTAATTGTAGAAAATAATGGTAAAGTCTTAGCGGCACAGATGCCGGGTAAAATTAAGACTTTCTCGCAAATGTTTGCGATTTTCTTTTTATATCTCAAAGATGTCCCATTTACTGCAATTGGGTTGCCCATTGGTGAAATCTTATTGTGGATTGCGGTTATCTTTACAATTTATTCAGGCATTGACTATTTCTGGCAGAACCGAGTAGTCTTTTCCGACGGTCTATAA
- a CDS encoding phosphate ABC transporter substrate-binding protein, translating to MNKAVVGVIGGVVVIAAGVALYANSNQSTTKQDTQKTTTSNLSGKVLALGSTALQPLAEQVATSFQQKNPGVTVTVQGGGSGAGLSQVASGSAQIGNSDVFAEEKSGVDASKLKDHKVAVVGIAPVVNSDVQVSNLSKTQLRDIFTGKITNWKEVGGKDEKIVVVNRATGSGTRAVFEKNVLDGQNAVQATEQDSNGTVQKIVSTTPGAISYLAFAYLDASGIKALNIDKVTPDTKNVEDNSWPIWAYEHMYTKGDATGATKAFLDYFTTKEVQKSIVPKLGYIGLTDMKVTRDASGKVTKN from the coding sequence ATGAACAAAGCAGTTGTCGGTGTTATCGGCGGTGTTGTCGTTATCGCAGCAGGTGTGGCATTGTATGCCAATTCAAATCAAAGTACGACTAAGCAAGACACACAAAAAACAACCACTTCTAATCTCAGTGGTAAGGTGCTTGCCTTAGGATCGACGGCCTTGCAACCATTGGCAGAACAAGTTGCAACGTCATTCCAACAAAAAAATCCTGGTGTGACAGTGACAGTTCAAGGTGGTGGTTCAGGTGCTGGTTTGAGTCAAGTTGCGAGTGGCTCAGCACAAATCGGTAACTCGGACGTCTTTGCTGAAGAAAAGTCTGGTGTTGATGCTTCTAAGTTGAAGGATCACAAAGTCGCAGTTGTTGGTATTGCACCAGTTGTGAACTCAGATGTGCAAGTGTCAAATTTGTCAAAGACCCAATTGCGTGACATCTTCACTGGTAAGATTACGAACTGGAAAGAAGTGGGCGGTAAAGACGAAAAGATCGTTGTGGTTAACCGTGCTACTGGTTCAGGGACACGCGCTGTCTTTGAAAAGAATGTGTTAGACGGTCAAAATGCTGTTCAAGCAACAGAACAAGATTCTAACGGTACGGTTCAAAAGATCGTGTCAACAACACCAGGGGCTATTTCATACCTAGCCTTTGCTTACTTGGATGCTTCTGGTATCAAGGCGCTTAACATTGACAAGGTAACGCCTGATACAAAGAATGTTGAAGACAATTCATGGCCAATCTGGGCATACGAACATATGTATACAAAGGGTGACGCTACAGGTGCCACTAAGGCATTCTTGGATTACTTCACAACTAAGGAAGTACAAAAGTCAATCGTGCCAAAGCTTGGTTACATTGGTTTGACGGATATGAAAGTGACACGTGATGCGTCAGGCAAGGTTACAAAAAACTAA
- the recA gene encoding recombinase RecA codes for MVTKKTTKKDDKDSQASGRKAALDEALKRIEKNFGKGSIMLLGDNALTQVETYPSGSVKLDVALGVGGYPKGRIIEIYGPESSGKTTLALHAVAEVQKAGGTAAYIDAENALDVKYAEALGVKKDELLLSQPDTGEQGLEIADALVQSGAVDIIVVDSVAALVPRAEIEGEMGDSHVGLQARLMSQALRKLAGTLNRTGTVAIFINQIREKIGVMFGNPETTPGGRALKFYSTIRLEVRRSTQIKDGTDVTGNLTKVKVVKNKVAPPFKVAEVDIMYGKGISQTGEILDLGAEQEIIRKAGAFYYYGDVKVGQGREKAKEFLDAPENAAMRQEIYAKVRNAFGIGDGELLVEETDDEVIEAPETLTLVADEDDDLTDEPIV; via the coding sequence ATGGTCACAAAAAAGACGACTAAAAAAGACGATAAAGACAGTCAAGCAAGCGGCCGTAAGGCGGCACTTGATGAGGCTTTAAAGCGTATCGAAAAAAATTTCGGTAAGGGATCAATCATGCTGTTAGGGGATAATGCGCTGACACAAGTTGAGACTTATCCTTCAGGATCAGTTAAGCTAGATGTTGCTTTAGGCGTTGGTGGCTATCCTAAGGGACGTATTATTGAAATTTATGGACCAGAATCTTCTGGTAAAACAACGTTGGCCTTACACGCTGTTGCCGAAGTGCAAAAAGCTGGTGGCACAGCTGCCTATATTGATGCCGAAAATGCCTTGGATGTGAAATACGCTGAAGCTTTGGGTGTTAAAAAAGATGAATTGCTTTTGTCACAACCAGATACTGGGGAACAAGGGTTAGAAATTGCTGATGCTTTGGTACAATCTGGGGCAGTGGATATCATCGTTGTGGATTCTGTGGCAGCGTTAGTACCACGTGCAGAAATCGAAGGGGAAATGGGCGACTCACACGTTGGCTTGCAAGCCCGTTTGATGAGCCAAGCTTTGCGTAAACTGGCGGGTACATTGAACCGTACTGGTACAGTTGCGATTTTTATCAACCAAATTCGTGAAAAGATCGGTGTCATGTTTGGTAACCCAGAAACGACGCCGGGTGGACGTGCGTTGAAATTCTATTCAACGATCCGTTTGGAAGTTCGTCGTTCAACCCAAATTAAAGATGGCACAGATGTGACCGGAAACTTAACCAAAGTCAAAGTGGTTAAGAACAAGGTGGCGCCACCATTTAAGGTTGCTGAAGTTGATATCATGTACGGAAAGGGCATTTCACAAACTGGTGAAATTTTGGATCTCGGTGCGGAACAAGAAATTATCCGCAAAGCCGGTGCCTTTTACTATTACGGTGATGTCAAAGTTGGCCAAGGTCGTGAAAAAGCGAAAGAATTCTTGGATGCACCAGAAAATGCTGCGATGCGTCAAGAAATCTATGCTAAAGTCCGTAACGCCTTTGGCATTGGTGATGGCGAGTTGTTAGTAGAAGAGACTGATGATGAGGTAATTGAAGCCCCAGAAACATTGACATTGGTCGCTGATGAAGATGATGATTTAACGGACGAACCAATTGTATAA
- a CDS encoding response regulator transcription factor yields MTKILVVDDEAAISTLLQYNLEENNYDVTVAEDGQTAYQLASQQQFDAILLDLMLPGMDGMTVLKTLRQDKISTPVILVTAKGDEFDRVFGLELGADDYITKPFSPREVIARLKAVLRRSQVDHQVSEEADIIKIQDLVIDDNKKVVTKADKILTLTPREYELLLYFAQRIGRVIDRETILTAVWGYEYTGESRMVDMHISNLREKIETNPKSPVLLKTVRGFGYTMVV; encoded by the coding sequence ATGACAAAAATTTTAGTAGTGGATGATGAAGCAGCAATTTCAACGTTATTGCAATATAACTTGGAAGAGAATAATTATGACGTCACAGTGGCAGAAGATGGCCAGACGGCTTACCAATTAGCCAGTCAACAACAATTCGATGCTATTTTGCTAGATTTGATGCTACCAGGCATGGATGGTATGACGGTTTTGAAAACCTTACGTCAAGATAAGATTAGTACCCCAGTGATTTTGGTCACTGCCAAAGGGGATGAATTTGATCGAGTGTTTGGTCTAGAACTTGGGGCAGATGATTATATTACTAAGCCGTTTAGTCCAAGAGAAGTCATCGCGCGTTTAAAAGCGGTGTTGCGTCGTTCACAAGTTGATCATCAAGTCTCTGAAGAGGCGGATATCATCAAGATTCAGGATCTGGTCATTGATGATAATAAGAAGGTTGTGACCAAGGCTGATAAGATTTTGACGTTGACCCCGCGAGAATATGAATTGTTGCTCTATTTTGCCCAACGTATCGGACGTGTCATTGATCGTGAGACGATTTTAACGGCAGTGTGGGGCTATGAATATACGGGTGAAAGCCGTATGGTTGATATGCATATTAGTAATTTACGGGAAAAAATTGAAACCAACCCGAAGTCGCCAGTGCTCCTGAAAACGGTTCGTGGTTTCGGCTATACCATGGTGGTTTAG
- a CDS encoding helix-turn-helix domain-containing protein has product MSETLTNQIGEQLKAARLAKNLSLEDVQAATKIQARYLEAIENNNLSILPGDFYVRAFIRQYAIAVGLNPETLLGETTPPSISRSRDLSRAHRDNDGVVRAGTNPNPSPRSKFSDMLPKVWLAIFILVGLVAVWFAMTHLGNNDQQNSDSGNVSVSTSTIPSSSSSDASSAASSSKKPEEKKPEPKVTLGTPEQNTALQTTIYNLSGQADKQHTIKVSAQGVGTNVKVTVGTTVLLNELVKADKTIDVPAGTNAVNVQFTNVANATMTFDDQKVTVIGTATPFWNVLFNLNK; this is encoded by the coding sequence ATGAGTGAAACTTTGACGAATCAAATAGGCGAACAGTTAAAAGCTGCGCGTCTGGCGAAAAATTTATCTTTAGAAGACGTGCAAGCAGCAACTAAGATTCAAGCACGTTATCTGGAGGCCATTGAAAATAATAACCTAAGCATTTTGCCTGGGGATTTTTATGTGCGCGCCTTTATTCGCCAATATGCGATTGCAGTGGGCTTAAATCCAGAGACGTTGCTAGGGGAAACAACGCCACCTTCAATCTCGAGAAGTCGTGACTTGAGTCGGGCTCATCGTGATAATGATGGGGTAGTGCGTGCGGGGACAAATCCTAATCCGTCACCGCGTTCAAAATTTTCTGACATGTTACCAAAGGTTTGGTTGGCTATTTTTATTTTAGTTGGCCTCGTTGCGGTTTGGTTTGCTATGACGCATCTTGGTAATAATGACCAACAAAATAGTGATAGTGGCAATGTGTCAGTATCGACTTCAACGATACCAAGTAGCAGTAGCAGTGATGCTTCTAGCGCTGCGTCGTCATCAAAAAAGCCTGAAGAAAAGAAGCCAGAACCTAAGGTGACACTTGGTACGCCAGAACAGAATACGGCGTTGCAAACAACGATTTATAACCTATCGGGGCAAGCCGATAAGCAACACACGATTAAAGTTTCAGCACAGGGTGTTGGGACCAACGTGAAAGTGACAGTTGGGACAACTGTGTTGTTAAATGAACTGGTCAAGGCCGATAAAACGATTGATGTGCCTGCTGGTACTAACGCGGTGAATGTTCAATTCACCAATGTTGCCAATGCAACGATGACCTTTGATGATCAAAAGGTAACAGTTATCGGAACGGCAACGCCGTTTTGGAACGTTTTGTTCAATCTCAATAAATAA